A segment of the Oceanispirochaeta sp. genome:
ATCCTGATAGGCATCCTTAAAGATTATAAAGGAATAGTCCGGGTCAATAATAAAAACATATCTGAGGCCGGGGGAGATTTCTACAACGATATCGGAGTCTCTTTTGAACTGCCCAACCTGTACAGCAAACTCACAGGCCGTGAAAATCTGGAGTTTTTTGCCAATTTGTACAGAGTCCCTACCCGGCCGGCTGAGGAGCTGCTCGCCCTGGTGGGTCTGGAAGAGGCATCCGATAAAAGAGTCTCCGACTATTCAAAGGGCATGAAAATGCGTTTAAATTTCTGTCGATCTCTGGTTCATAATCCGGCGATTCTGTTTCTGGATGAACCGACTTCCGGGCTGGACCCGGTGAATGCCAAAAAAATAAAAGACATCATCATGGAGCTTAAAAGCAGGGGGAAAACCATCTTCCTGACAACCCATAATATGAATGTAGCCGATGAACTCTGCGACCGCGTCGCCTTCATCAATGAAGGAGAACTGGCCCTGATAGATTCACCACGCCGACTGAAGATTGATAAAGGAGAAAAGAAAGTCCGCCTGGATTTCAGCAGGGAAGATTCTATTCAGAGTCAGGAGTTCCCACTCAAAGACCTGGGCCGCAATACAGCTTTTCTGGATCTGCTGAACTCAGAAAATATTGAAACAATTCACACGAAAGAAGCCTCCCTGGAGGAGATCTTTATAAAGGTCACCGGAAGGAGGCTGGAATGAAAGATCTGAAAGCCTTTGCCCTGCTGACAGTCTCGAATATAAAGCT
Coding sequences within it:
- a CDS encoding ABC transporter ATP-binding protein; this encodes MIKVENLRYRYPGQDKLTIKDISFSIARGEIFGFLGPSGAGKSTTQKILIGILKDYKGIVRVNNKNISEAGGDFYNDIGVSFELPNLYSKLTGRENLEFFANLYRVPTRPAEELLALVGLEEASDKRVSDYSKGMKMRLNFCRSLVHNPAILFLDEPTSGLDPVNAKKIKDIIMELKSRGKTIFLTTHNMNVADELCDRVAFINEGELALIDSPRRLKIDKGEKKVRLDFSREDSIQSQEFPLKDLGRNTAFLDLLNSENIETIHTKEASLEEIFIKVTGRRLE